Sequence from the Papilio machaon chromosome 21, ilPapMach1.1, whole genome shotgun sequence genome:
aatattttccaataaacTTGTCATTTGACGTGAGAAATGTTGATAGAACTGAGctattaaagtaaattctgTAAAATCTGTTATGTTATCAATGTTTggctaaatatttataaaaagtaccaacgaataaattatgtaacataCACATTATGAATACTAGGGCCTCGTAATTGAGACTAATATTTCAAGGTGTGAAAGGCGGCAAACAAGCGAGTGACAAGCATTGCTTATACGCGCAGATAATCATGAGGGCGTATAAGACATGACAAATTGTTAACAATTTCTCCTCGTCCCATTACGCACGTAATACTTACACCACTTGGTAAAAAACGTGTAGGTATTTTTACCCTTGTCCACTTTGTTTACttacaatacatatttttgtacaaatgtttcggcagtggaaattcaAGGTAAGTTACGATATATTCTTTTAGAAAAATGGCTGAAGTTGCTGGTGAAAACATTGATCTGATAGTCGGTGGACATTCGCACAGTTTGCTATGGAATGGAGAAGCTCCGAACAAGGAGCAAGTTTCTGGCCCCTATCCAGTAATAGTTAAGTCATCTGAGAATCCTGAACATGAGGtaagagtttattttataatttaaaaagtagtaTGAACAGTAAATAGTAAAACAGGTAGTTTGAAGTTTCTGACtacatgtaatttattatcacCAGTACTAGTTCTAGACTTTCATAACACTATATTCAACAGGTCCTTATAGTAACGGCTTCTGCATTTTCAAAATATCTGGGCAATATGACTATGTTCTTTGACCGTAGTGGTGAGCTCGTTTCTTACTCTGCTTCTCCAGTATTTTTGAATAGATCCATACCAGAAGgtcagtagttttttttaacctcaTTTTATTAGCTTATTTATCCTCATTTCTTTTAAGAATAATTCATAAATGAATTGCTTTGGAATACTAAAACCAGTATCGTTGAACATTGTCGAGgtgttttcaatatttcacGGTAAACTGTTACTTCAAAAATTTACAGCTATCTTTActtctgaattaaaaaaaacaaatgttattttttaaacttaaataattttccataAACAAGACactgtttaataaattacatgttttaaattaactttacagATCCAGAAATGAAAGCCCTTTTAAAGCCATACACGGAAAAGCTCCATTCATTAGTAAAGGAAGTATTGGGTTACGCAAACGAAGATCTTTTAGCACCAAAGTGCGGTTCCGGAGAGTGCGCTATTGGAAATTTCATAGCAGACGCTTTCCTAGATGCAgtgagtattttaattaatgaaagaaaacttaaagcaaaattgtacctggaaaataaatatttaactgaaACAAGTTTTACTCAGAATTAATCAACATCATCAACTGTCTTTTATCGTCAACTAAACTGTGATAAGGTTTTTAAGACAATATTTCATGTCACAAACATAtagaaagtttaaaaaaacatttataataactaatgaaatgttttaaaaaataaccttttaaTTTACAGACAAAAGAATTGAAGGTATCAAATTTAACACACGTTGCATTTATATTCAGAAATATGATACGTGGCTCATTGGCAAAAGGAGGTAACTACAATTATAGGTTTTAGTATTTAGGAACACTGTCTCTAGTAATACAGATTAATTTCTTTTCGTATATCTCTTTCAGAAATAACAAGAGGttcaattattaatactaTGCCTTTCACAAATCAAGTGGTGACAATGTCTTTGCCTGGTAGATATTTGATAGATGTATTTAAGACATGTATGACCAATTACTGGGTCGCGAAACCATTCAATGGACCTTGGATGCCACATGTTGCAGGTTggttattatgaaaaatagttattaaattatctgctttttattctttttgtgGTCAGTATATTCTatcttcttaatattatattattatcttcTTAACGTAttctatcttattaatataattatcttCTTTTGTAGGAATTGTCtgaaataatgtttgtttgcatgcttatgataaatatagtttaattttttcttaaaatcgTTGCATCAccaataataaagatattcCAAGATAAAGTTGATGTAATTGATCTCtgttgtttgaatttttttttttcaataaatagtttttaatttaatatttttggattattttagctaaatttttaaataaaaattaaatctttaaaaaaatattaaatctttgaaataattaaatttcacttaATTTTCCAGGTCTTCGactgaaaattaatttgacaaaagGTATTGATGTACAGGTACAAGTTAAAGAAGGGGAAGTATATCAAGATTTAGAACTTGATAGGGAGTATCAAGTGTCGACTATAGGATTTCTAGTTAGGCCTGGAAATCAATTTGAGGTAAACATTGATTAGATTTCAATCCACAGCACAACATATTTCAACTAATTAAAGCGGCGCACTGAC
This genomic interval carries:
- the LOC106714487 gene encoding apyrase, whose translation is MYSLLFVLLAVNVVNQFASCGVLYEKPYRLDIVHYNDFHDRFEETTVSYPVCESNDENCIGGFARLYYEINTLLKEKENPILLDAGDTFQGTYWYTLMKWNITQKFINLLPNDVHTIGNHEFDDGIAGLAPYLAALKAPVVVANIDTTAVPELDGLYKPHIVLEKKGKKIGIIGLITPETKTSSNPGKVKFLDPIATVKKEAQLLTDQGIGIIIVLSHCGLEVDKKMAEVAGENIDLIVGGHSHSLLWNGEAPNKEQVSGPYPVIVKSSENPEHEVLIVTASAFSKYLGNMTMFFDRSGELVSYSASPVFLNRSIPEDPEMKALLKPYTEKLHSLVKEVLGYANEDLLAPKCGSGECAIGNFIADAFLDATKELKVSNLTHVAFIFRNMIRGSLAKGEITRGSIINTMPFTNQVVTMSLPGRYLIDVFKTCMTNYWVAKPFNGPWMPHVAGLRLKINLTKGIDVQVQVKEGEVYQDLELDREYQVSTIGFLVRPGNQFEELSRYGRNVQVVGKDTELLEHYVKKTSPVEPILEKRLTVIN